A part of Sander vitreus isolate 19-12246 chromosome 8, sanVit1, whole genome shotgun sequence genomic DNA contains:
- the LOC144521601 gene encoding uncharacterized protein LOC144521601 has product MAKTFAHSRNEIINLSQSIEDIKTRWPALFEPSQIQDEFHRITMVHLESKFMSKLDEYTPRLLNIFHSKGGTMGLRLQAILLKASSNHSISMTRDVVIRCLMVYLGESTGHLLKEYDDADEDSMSQDLAVQRTKIYNIKTTTPEGPDDIGIVVEGVKVLTALGNFPRACSMVIGLAYAVNLAYPKELRYTLEVFQKLLLELDCSKLSPKVNSLKNKLLA; this is encoded by the exons ATGGCCAAAACATTTGCACACAGTAGAAATGAAATCATCAACCTATCACAAAGCATAGAGGACATCAAAACCAGATGGCCTGCTCTATTTGAGCCCTCTCAA ATCCAGGATGAGTTTCACAGAATCACAATGGTACATCTTGAATCAAAGTTCATGTCTAAGCTGGATGAATACACTCCGAGGCTTCTGAACATCTTCCACTCCAAAGGTGGAACCATGGGGTTGAGGTTGCAGGCCATCCTACTCAAG GCTTCAAGCAACCATAGCATCAGCATGACCAGAGATGTTGTCATTCGGTGTTTGATGGTGTACCTTGGGGAATCCACAGGTCATCTCTTAAAGGAGTATGAT GACGCTGATGAAGACAGTATGTCGCAGGACCTTGCTGTACAAAGGACTAAAATCTACAACATCAAGACTACTACGCCAGAGGGTCCTGATGACATCGGTATCGTAGTAGAGGGCGTGAAAGTTCTGACTGCTCTGGGTAACTTTCCAAGGGCTTGCTCCATGGTCATTGGCTTGGCATATGCAGTGAATCTTGCCTATCCCAAGGAGCTCAGGTACACGCTTGAAGTCTTCCAGAAACTCCTCCTTGAGCTGGATTGTTCAAAGCTGTCCCCAAAAGTGAACAGCCTCAAGAATAAGCTACTAGCTTAA